The Gammaproteobacteria bacterium nucleotide sequence CAAAATATAGGCGAACTGGTCTGTGGCGACCGCGTCATCTGGCAAGCAGAAAATGAAACATCCGGCGTAATCTGCGCGGTAATGCCCCGTCATAGCTTGCTGGCACGCCCCGATTTTCAAGGCCGCAAAAAACTCATCGCCGCAAACATTGACCAGATAATGATCACTTGTGCCACCTACCCAGAGATCAGTCCCGGGCTAATCGACCGCTACCTGGTTGCAGCCGAGGCCACCGGTATTACACCGGTCATTGTGGTGAACAAAACAGATCTAATCACTGAGCAAAGTCGCCCTATCATAGAGAAACAGCTGGCTATATACCACCAGCTGGGCTATCAGGTAATCTACACCAGCGCGGTTATTCTAAATGGCATGGATGAACTGATTAAACAGCTTAAAGATCATATCAGTATCTTTGTCGGCCACTCCGGTGTTGGTAAATCCTCACTGATTAAAATACTCTTCCCAGAGCAGGTTATTCGTATCGCTGCACTCTCTGAAAGGTCGGGAAAAGGGCGTCACACCACAACCGCATCTACCCTCTATCACCTGCCACAGGGGGGTGACCTGATCGATTCACCAGGCATACGTGAATTTGGCCTATGGGAAATCACCGAACAGCAAGTGGCGGAAGGCTTTTTAGAATTAGAGCCTTATATTGGTAACTGTCGCTTCCGAAATTGCCGCCATCAGGCCGAACCTGGCTGCGCCATTCAAGTAGCCGCCGATTCGGGCGCTATAACACCACGACGCATCAACAGTTTTTACCGAATGGTGGCATCACTCACAGAAAAGTGACAGCACTTTAGGCAAACTGCTAATATGCCACGGTACATTATCAACCGTTTATCCGCCTATATTCAGGAGAAGATTCATGAAGCTTCGTCACCTTTGCGCCGTTTCACTACTGGCCGCCAGCTCTTCCGCCATGGCTGCCGATCTCAATTTAGATGTCATGACCGTTCAGGCGGATTTTAAAGAGCTATCAGAAAACCTGAGTGCTGCAATGAGTTACAAAGCGGTCACCCCCGCTGAGGCACTCTCTAGTGGCTTATTACCCTTTGGTTTTGATGTAGGCTTAGAGGTCAGTAGCACCGTAATAGACAATGATAGCGTTTTCAACGACGCTTTCGGCAGTGATGCACCCAGTGCCATTATCATCCCCAAACTGCATGCCCATGTCGGCCTGCCATTCGGCATCGATGTAGGTGCTTTTGTCAGTGCAATCCCCAGTACGAATATCAAGCTGGCTGGTTATGAACTACGTTATGCGATCCTTGATGGTGGCACCGTAACACCCGCCGTTGGCATACGCTATGCGGCTACCGCTCTGACTGGGGTCGACAAC carries:
- the rsgA gene encoding small ribosomal subunit biogenesis GTPase RsgA; the protein is MSKRKLTHNQRRHTQRIQEKRLERAAKQESREETTLGTEQKGLVVTRFGKTVDVEGADGEIVRCKLRQNIGELVCGDRVIWQAENETSGVICAVMPRHSLLARPDFQGRKKLIAANIDQIMITCATYPEISPGLIDRYLVAAEATGITPVIVVNKTDLITEQSRPIIEKQLAIYHQLGYQVIYTSAVILNGMDELIKQLKDHISIFVGHSGVGKSSLIKILFPEQVIRIAALSERSGKGRHTTTASTLYHLPQGGDLIDSPGIREFGLWEITEQQVAEGFLELEPYIGNCRFRNCRHQAEPGCAIQVAADSGAITPRRINSFYRMVASLTEK